In Cryptosporangium minutisporangium, the sequence CCGGGCCGGTCGTCGTCTGCGAGTCGGTGGTCGTCTCCGGGCCCGACGCTGCGGCCGCGACCGGCACGGGTACGGCGGCCTTGCGGGCGCGGCGGGCCAGCAGGATCCGACCGACCACCCGCACCGGCTCCAGCACGAGCAGGATCACCAGCAGGTAGAACATGATCGCGACCCAGAGTGGCCCGCCCCAGCTCACGACGGTGGCGAGCGGCCCGGGCAGCGCTTCCGGCCGCCCGCGCAGGCCGAACATCGCGAACCCGACGATCACCACCAGCACGGCAGCGCCGATCAGCCGGGCCCGCCGCGACGGGAACGGGCTCGCCACCAACCGCCACCACAGGTAGGTGTGAATACCGCCCAGCACGCCGACGACGACGATCACCATCACGACGATCTGTGCGATGCCCACGCGGCTGTGCCCCTCGGTACGGTGATCTAAAGCTTTCTAGTGCAATTGCTAGAGAGCCTTATCGAGCCTCAGACGTCGGTCTCGATCGTTCTACCGGTCTCTAGTGGCTTCGCTAGACAGCCCTAGCGGAGCGTAGGGGGCTACCCCTGAAAGGAACCTGAGATCATCCGCCGGCGAACGGCGGCAGGACGTCCACCGTGCCGCCGGCCGGGAGCGGGGCCGAGAGGTCGCGCGCCGCCACCCCGTTCACCAGGAACGAGCAGGCGGTGAGCACTCGCTCCAACTGCTCACCGTGTGCCTCGGCGAGCTGGACCCGCAACTCGCCGAGCGTCTGCGCGTCGGCGGACTCCTCCTCGACGCCGGCCGCAGCCCGCGCGCCGGCGAAGTACCGCACGGTGACGTTCACTCAGCCCCCAATGGCACTCATCGGACGATCGGGCTGCAGGAAGGACGGGTCGTCGATGCCGTGACCCGCCAGCTTTCCCCACATCGCCACGCGCCAGCGGTCCGCGATCTCCTCGTCCGACTCCCCCGACCGCAGCGCCCCCCGCAGGTCGGTCTCCCCGGTCGCGAACAGGCAGTTCCGAACCTGGCCGTCCGCGGTGAGCCGGGTGCGGTCGCAGGCGCCGCAGAACGGGCGGGTCACCGACGCGATCACCCCGATCCGGGCAGGGCCCCCGTCGACCAACCACGTCTCCGCCGGCGCCGCACCCCGGTGGGCCGGGTCCGGCGTTAACGACCAGCGGCTCTGCAGCGCGGCCAGGATCTCCGCCGCGGTCACCATCTCCCCGCGGTCCCAGGAGTGCTGGGCGTCCAGCGGCATCTGCTCGATGAACCGGAGCTCGTGCCCCTCCGCCAGCGCGAACTCGGCCAGCGCCACTGCCTCGTGCTCGTTCTGCCCGCGCAGCAGGACGCTGTTGATCTTCACCGGGGTGAGCCCGACGTCGGTGGCTGCCCGCAACCCGGCGAGTGTGTCGTCGAGGCGGTCACGGTGGGCGAGTCGACGGAACGTCTCCCGGTCGAGCGTGTCGAGCGAGACGTTCACCCGGTCCAGGCCGGCCTCGGCCAGCGCCGGTGCCAGTCGCTCCAGCCCGATCGCGTTCGTCGTCAGCATCGTCTCCGGCCGGGGACGCAGGGCCGTCACCGCACGGAGGATGTCGACCAGCCCGCGCCGCAGCAGCGGTTCGCCGCCAGTGAACCGGACCTCGGTGACGCCGAGCCGCTCCACCGCGATCCCCACCAGGCGGATCACTTCGTCATCGGTGAGCACCCGCTCGGACGGCAGCCAGGGCAGGCCCTCCGGCGGCATGCAGTAACTGCACCGCAGATTGCACTTGTCGGTGAGCGAGACCCGCAGGTCGGTGGCGCGCCGTCCGAACCGATCGACCAGCCCGGACGCTTCGGTGGGTCGATCGGTCGCCATGCCGGCCCCGTGGATCGGCACGGCCGGCAGTCCGAGCGGAACCACAGCCATGTGCCGAGCGTATCCGGCGCACGCCGCTCCTGCCTCGGTCGTTCGCTGTCGGACCACGGACTCCGCTGCTGGCAACGCGTCTTTGTCTGCGAATCCGATGTCGGCGGTCTCTTCCACCCCTCATCCTGAGGGGTATGACGCAGGTCACTGAGGAGCCTCAGATCCGGTCGAGTGCGAAGCTGCCGCGGCTGGACCGCTGGGTGTGGGTGATCGCCGGAGCAACCACCGTCGTCCTGCTCGCCGTCGCCGGACGTTACGGCTACCACCGCGACGAGCTGTACTTCCTGCTGTGCGCGCAGCACCTGGACTGGGGCTTCGTCGACCAGCCGCCGCTCACCCCGGCCATCGCCTGGGTCGCCGACGCGATCGCGCCGGGCAACCTCACCGTCCTACGGACGCCGTCCGCATTGATCTCCGGAGCGTGCGTGCTGCTCGTCGCACTGACCGCCCGCGAGGTCGGCGGCGGCCGGGGCGCTCAGCTGCTCGCGGCGGTGCTGGTC encodes:
- a CDS encoding MoaD/ThiS family protein — translated: MNVTVRYFAGARAAAGVEEESADAQTLGELRVQLAEAHGEQLERVLTACSFLVNGVAARDLSAPLPAGGTVDVLPPFAGG
- the moaA gene encoding GTP 3',8-cyclase MoaA codes for the protein MATDRPTEASGLVDRFGRRATDLRVSLTDKCNLRCSYCMPPEGLPWLPSERVLTDDEVIRLVGIAVERLGVTEVRFTGGEPLLRRGLVDILRAVTALRPRPETMLTTNAIGLERLAPALAEAGLDRVNVSLDTLDRETFRRLAHRDRLDDTLAGLRAATDVGLTPVKINSVLLRGQNEHEAVALAEFALAEGHELRFIEQMPLDAQHSWDRGEMVTAAEILAALQSRWSLTPDPAHRGAAPAETWLVDGGPARIGVIASVTRPFCGACDRTRLTADGQVRNCLFATGETDLRGALRSGESDEEIADRWRVAMWGKLAGHGIDDPSFLQPDRPMSAIGG